The following proteins come from a genomic window of Liolophura sinensis isolate JHLJ2023 chromosome 13, CUHK_Ljap_v2, whole genome shotgun sequence:
- the LOC135480197 gene encoding 14 kDa phosphohistidine phosphatase-like translates to MAGTGVAASTIQSPGSFKNPKLQAVIDVDIDKNGKMKYILLKIHDPDKDREFKHVVRGYTRFEYHSDIYNDAAPNIEARELDCEIVGGGRLQHDHSKKSIHIYGYSQAYGRADHRITAALLQRKFHEYENITWSNDGY, encoded by the exons ATGGCGGGCACGGGAGTTGCAGCTTCTACCATCCAGTCACCGGGCTCATTCAAAAACCCCAAACTGCAAGCCGTCATTGACGTCGACATTGACAAAAATGGAaagatgaaatatattttgttgaaaatacacGACCCTGACAAGGACAGAGAATTTAAACACGTGGTTCGAGGGTACACGAGATTTGAGTATCATT CTGATATATACAATGATGCAGCCCCTAATATTGAAGCTCGAGAACTAGACTGTGAGATTGTGGGGGGTGGCAGATTACAACACGATCACTCCAAGAAATCAATTCATATCTATGGCTACTCTCAG GCATATGGACGCGCTGATCACAGAATTACTGCAGCTTTACTGCAGAGGAAATTCCATGAGTATGAGAACATTACATGGTCGAATGATGGATATTAG